A stretch of the Malus domestica chromosome 08, GDT2T_hap1 genome encodes the following:
- the LOC139198036 gene encoding uncharacterized protein encodes MAADWEVFKENFMKIFVPPEYIDRKKQEFAQLKQKNMSVHEYYRKFIDLSRYDPDTAGNQAEMLRRFKLGTKRKWRTFGSALPCTTYHEFYEILVWMEDSDNLPSNSEDDEDKNDNQKKDDRGKGISTQGPRKTQNFKKSGASSSFSSGGFSVTGPRRGGRFAGGPRFQRQRDFGGAGGSGAPLCRLCNFRHHGECRRSGGGGACYTCGQLGHKAAQCPQSQQRVMLLPMLPDSISIPKILILRLGIPKTLEVILLILPCQLVDLSGIREVSPNRERLLLAVQDRLGNLASQDRDVLLRGEIVTGNLLLFIVLDYQRLLLWVKAVGVEEVGVVRHYPDVFLEDFPRLLSDRDVEFSIDLLPGTDPISLTHGSS; translated from the exons ATGGCAGCTGACTGGGAAGTATTCAAAgagaattttatgaaaatatttgtTCCTCCGGAGTACATTGATCGTAAGAAGCAGGAGTTCGCTCAATTAAAGCAAAAGAATATGTCGGTgcatgagtattacaggaaATTTATAGACTTATCTCGTTATGAtcctgatacagctggtaatcaggcAGAGATGCTTCGCCGTTTTAAGCTGGGAACTAAGAGGAAATGGCGGACTTTTGGTAGTGCGCTTCCTTGCACCACTTATCatgagttttatgagattttggTTTGGATGGAGGATTCTGACAACCTTCCTAGTAAcagtgaggatgatgaagataagaatgataatcagaagaaagatgatagggGTAAAGGTATCTCCACTCAGGGACCCCGTAAGAcacagaatttcaagaaaagtggagcGAGCTCGAGTTTTTCTAGTGGAGGATTTAGTGTCACAGGCCCGAGGAGAGGTGGAAGATTTGCTGGTGGACCCAGGtttcagagacagagagattttggtggtgctggtggttctggTGCTCCATTGTGCCGCCTTTGTAACTTCAGACATCATGGAGAGTGTAGGagaagtggtggtggtggtgcttgcTACACTTGTGGACAGTTGGGACATAAGGCTGCTCAGTGTCCCCAGAGTCAGCAGAG ggtgatgctgCTCCCTATGCTTCCGGACAGTATTAGTATTCCCAAGATCCTTATTCTCAGACTGGGTATTCCCAAGACCCTGGAGGTTATACTTCTTATTCTTCCATGCCAGCTAGTGGATCTCAGTGGCATCAGGGAGGTCAGCCCCAACAGGGAGAGGTTGCTGCTAGCAGTGCAGGACCGTCTAGGCAATCTAGCCAGTCAGGATAGGGACGTACTTCTCAGGGGTGAG attgttacgggaaatctGTTACTTTTCATTGTCCTGGATTaccagaggttacttttgtgggtgaaagcagtggg tgtggaggaagttggagtagtcaggcactatcctgatgtattccTAGAAGATTTTCCTAGATTGCTGTcagacagagatgtggagttttcgattgatttgcttccaggtacggatcctatatctttgactcatGGCTCCAGTTGA